One Alphaproteobacteria bacterium genomic region harbors:
- a CDS encoding DUF4910 domain-containing protein — protein MPSSTRNEGGKMYDWATELFPICRSLTGDGVRQTLGFFKQLLPDLTLHEIPSGTQVFDWIIPDEWNITDAYVADATGKRIIDFNHNNLHVVGYSEPINRTMSFAELDKHLHSLPEQPDAIPYITSYYQRRWGFCLSEHQRNALRAQPDASYHVCIDSTLQPGNLTYGEWILPGASTKEILLSTYVCHPSMANNELSGPCVAAALAQWLQTLPNRRYTYRIVFLVETIGAIAYLSRHAETLKNTTEAGFILTCMGDDNAYSYVPSRLGNSLADRIAMRVLAHHAPNHIAYSYLDRGSDERQYCSPGIDLPICSVMRSKYGTYPEYHTSLDDLSFISPQGLQGGYDILKHCIEALEENYIYRCTTFCEPQLGKRGLYPTLSTKESGKQVRDMMNFLSYADGKNDLIAIAEKINIPASAAIPLAKKLLESGVVEIIPAK, from the coding sequence ATGCCATCAAGCACCAGGAATGAAGGCGGCAAAATGTATGACTGGGCAACGGAATTATTTCCCATTTGCCGCAGCCTGACTGGCGACGGCGTGCGCCAGACGCTAGGGTTTTTTAAGCAGCTACTTCCTGATCTAACGCTGCATGAAATTCCTAGTGGCACGCAGGTTTTTGATTGGATTATCCCCGATGAATGGAACATCACTGATGCATATGTGGCCGATGCAACGGGCAAACGCATTATTGATTTTAACCATAATAACCTGCATGTCGTAGGGTATAGCGAGCCGATAAACCGCACAATGTCATTTGCCGAACTGGATAAACACCTGCATTCACTGCCCGAACAACCGGATGCCATTCCTTATATTACGTCGTATTATCAACGGCGCTGGGGATTTTGCTTAAGCGAGCATCAGCGCAACGCATTACGCGCCCAACCCGATGCATCCTATCATGTATGCATCGATTCTACATTACAACCGGGGAACTTAACCTATGGCGAGTGGATATTGCCTGGCGCCAGCACAAAAGAAATTCTGCTTTCCACCTATGTCTGCCACCCCTCTATGGCAAATAATGAGCTTTCCGGCCCCTGTGTGGCCGCCGCACTCGCCCAATGGTTACAAACCCTGCCTAACAGGCGCTATACCTATCGCATTGTGTTTCTGGTAGAAACCATTGGCGCCATTGCCTATCTCAGCCGTCATGCAGAAACATTAAAAAACACTACCGAGGCGGGCTTTATACTTACCTGCATGGGGGATGACAATGCATATTCCTATGTACCATCGCGTCTGGGTAATAGTTTGGCCGATCGTATAGCTATGCGGGTATTAGCGCACCACGCCCCAAACCATATCGCCTATAGCTATTTGGATCGCGGCAGTGACGAGCGGCAATATTGCAGCCCTGGTATAGACCTGCCTATATGCTCTGTAATGCGCTCAAAATATGGCACTTATCCTGAATATCATACATCGCTGGATGATTTATCATTCATCTCTCCGCAAGGGTTACAGGGAGGATATGATATATTAAAACATTGTATAGAGGCGCTGGAAGAAAACTATATTTACCGCTGCACCACATTTTGCGAACCGCAGTTGGGCAAGCGCGGCCTGTATCCAACGTTAAGCACCAAGGAAAGCGGCAAGCAGGTACGGGATATGATGAATTTCTTAAGCTATGCTGATGGAAAAAACGACCTGATAGCCATTGCAGAAAAAATCAACATTCCCGCGAGCGCTGCGATTCCTCTTGCAAAAAAGCTTCTTGAAAGCGGCGTAGTAGAAATTATACCCGCGAAATAA
- a CDS encoding mechanosensitive ion channel family protein produces MTADVQGKMDVNPSLAIEKIDSWIDGAIRLAPNMVIALIVFALFFAIGIAAKKIVASRLTRRNRVNLGEILGGFLKSAFIIIGLLVSVTIVAPTLSIGDLVAGLGVSAGAIGFAFKDILQNWLAGLLILLRQPFEVGDQIEVGDYEGTVMYIETRATIIKTYDGQKAVIPNSDIYTGAVLVKTAYDKRRSQYDIGIGYGDDIEEACEIIKRVLHEIEGIKHDPEPEALPWDLAPSWVTVRARWWTDSSRSALVNTQAQAIMKIKYALDDAGIDMPYDTKVHLFHDQTDERDGIPGAQREGWPAKNDASVKSRFQVEKEIVSDE; encoded by the coding sequence ATGACCGCAGATGTGCAGGGCAAAATGGATGTGAATCCGTCATTGGCAATTGAAAAAATTGATAGCTGGATTGATGGTGCTATACGCCTTGCCCCCAATATGGTGATTGCATTAATTGTTTTTGCTTTATTTTTTGCTATTGGCATAGCGGCAAAAAAAATTGTGGCTTCACGACTGACACGGCGTAATCGTGTAAATTTAGGTGAAATTTTAGGTGGGTTTCTAAAAAGCGCGTTCATTATTATTGGGTTATTGGTATCGGTTACTATTGTAGCTCCAACTTTAAGTATTGGTGATTTAGTGGCTGGATTAGGGGTAAGCGCGGGAGCAATTGGTTTTGCATTTAAAGATATTTTGCAAAACTGGTTGGCCGGCTTGCTAATTCTGCTGCGTCAACCCTTTGAAGTAGGTGATCAGATTGAGGTGGGAGATTATGAAGGCACGGTGATGTATATTGAAACACGCGCCACCATTATTAAGACCTATGATGGGCAGAAAGCAGTGATTCCCAACAGCGATATCTATACAGGGGCGGTGCTGGTAAAAACAGCGTATGATAAACGCCGCAGTCAGTACGACATTGGTATTGGATATGGTGATGATATTGAAGAAGCTTGTGAGATTATAAAACGGGTGCTTCATGAAATTGAAGGAATAAAGCATGACCCGGAACCAGAGGCGCTCCCCTGGGATTTGGCTCCTAGCTGGGTAACAGTGCGTGCGCGGTGGTGGACAGATAGTTCGCGCAGTGCATTGGTGAATACGCAGGCACAGGCGATAATGAAAATTAAATATGCGCTGGATGATGCTGGTATTGATATGCCATACGACACAAAAGTACATTTGTTCCATGATCAAACCGATGAGCGGGATGGAATTCCAGGCGCGCAACGGGAAGGCTGGCCGGCAAAAAATGATGCATCCGTAAAGTCTCGATTTCAGGTTGAAAAAGAGATTGTTAGCGATGAATAG